One segment of Candidatus Arsenophonus lipoptenae DNA contains the following:
- the folD gene encoding bifunctional methylenetetrahydrofolate dehydrogenase/methenyltetrahydrofolate cyclohydrolase FolD — MSAKIIDGKMISEIIKQEIIKKVTLRLSLGKRAPGIAVILIGNHPASKIYVNSKRKACKDVGFISYSYDLTETIFESKLLKLIDKLNKDKTIDGILIQLPLPKNINYIKILEHIDPNKDVDGFHPYNIGRLCQCAPRLRPCTPLGIITLLERYKINLLGLNAVMIGDSNIVGRPMGLELLLAGCITTIANKFSKNLPKIIKQADLLIVAIGKPNFIPGNWIKPGAIVIDVGINRLKNGKLTGDICYLEAQQRASWITPVPGGIGPMTVITLMQNTLQACEEYNDS, encoded by the coding sequence ATGTCAGCAAAAATTATTGATGGAAAAATGATTTCTGAAATAATAAAACAAGAGATCATCAAAAAAGTTACATTAAGGCTTTCATTAGGTAAGAGAGCTCCAGGAATTGCAGTGATTTTAATCGGTAATCATCCAGCTTCAAAAATTTACGTAAATAGTAAAAGAAAAGCCTGTAAAGATGTTGGTTTTATTTCTTATTCCTATGATTTAACAGAAACTATTTTTGAATCTAAACTTTTAAAATTAATAGATAAACTTAATAAAGATAAAACTATTGATGGAATACTTATTCAATTACCATTACCTAAAAATATTAATTATATTAAGATACTAGAGCATATAGATCCAAATAAGGATGTTGATGGATTTCATCCCTATAATATAGGGCGTCTCTGTCAATGTGCTCCGAGATTACGTCCTTGTACCCCACTAGGTATTATTACATTACTTGAACGATATAAAATAAACTTGTTGGGTCTAAATGCTGTTATGATAGGAGATTCAAATATCGTAGGTCGTCCTATGGGGCTAGAATTATTACTTGCTGGTTGCATAACTACTATAGCTAATAAATTTAGCAAAAATTTACCAAAAATAATAAAACAGGCAGATTTACTTATTGTAGCTATTGGTAAACCAAATTTTATTCCTGGTAATTGGATAAAACCAGGTGCTATTGTTATAGATGTCGGGATAAATAGACTTAAAAATGGAAAATTAACAGGTGATATTTGTTATCTAGAAGCACAACAAAGAGCTAGTTGGATTACTCCTGTACCAGGTGGTATAGGCCCAATGACTGTAATAACACTAATGCAAAATACATTACAAGCTTGTGAGGAATATAATGACAGTTAA